In Nocardia sp. NBC_00403, one DNA window encodes the following:
- the typA gene encoding translational GTPase TypA, with product MSSARDFRNVAIVAHVDHGKTTLVDAMLRQSGAFAERAELVDRVMDSGDLEREKGITILAKNTAVHRHHPDGSVTVINVIDTPGHADFGGEVERGLSMVDGVVLLVDASEGPLPQTRFVLRKALAASLPVILVVNKTDRPDARIEEVVEESHDLLLDLASDLDDAAAEAAELALDLPVLYASGREGKASKERPENGNAPDAENLDALFDVLMENIPAPKGDPTAPLQAHVTNLDASAFLGRLALVRIYSGELRKGQNVAWMHADGVKTVKITELLQTIGVERQPGEVAVAGDIVAIAGIPEIMIGDTLADPDNPVALPRITVDEPAISVTIGTNTSPLVGRVQGHKLTARMVKSRLDQELVGNVSLRVLDIGRPDAWEVQGRGELALAILVEQMRREGFELTVGKPQVVTKQVDGKIHEPFEELTVDCPDEYLGAITQLLAARKGKMVQMTNHSAGWVRMEFIVPSRGLIGFRTDFLTETRGTGIANAVSHGYAPWAGEIRARHTGALVSDRAGSVTPFAMIQLADRGQFFVEPGADTYEGMVVGINPRAEDLDINVTREKKLTNMRSSTADVFETLAKPLQLDLEAAMEFCADDECVEVTPEVVRVRKVILGATERGRELSRRKARDRAAL from the coding sequence GTGTCGTCTGCACGCGATTTTCGCAACGTCGCCATCGTGGCCCACGTCGACCACGGTAAGACGACGCTGGTCGACGCCATGCTGCGCCAGTCAGGAGCCTTTGCCGAGCGAGCCGAGCTCGTCGACAGGGTGATGGACTCCGGCGACCTGGAGCGCGAGAAGGGCATCACCATTCTCGCCAAGAACACCGCTGTCCACCGGCACCACCCGGATGGCTCGGTGACCGTGATCAACGTCATCGACACGCCCGGCCACGCCGACTTCGGTGGTGAGGTCGAACGCGGCCTCTCCATGGTCGACGGCGTCGTGCTGCTGGTCGACGCGTCCGAAGGGCCACTGCCACAGACCCGGTTCGTGCTGCGTAAGGCACTCGCCGCGTCGCTTCCGGTGATTCTGGTCGTCAACAAGACCGACCGCCCCGACGCTCGCATCGAGGAGGTTGTCGAGGAGAGCCACGATCTGTTGCTCGATCTGGCCTCCGATCTCGACGACGCCGCCGCCGAGGCCGCCGAACTCGCGCTGGACCTGCCGGTTCTGTACGCGTCGGGCCGTGAGGGCAAGGCGTCCAAGGAGCGTCCGGAGAACGGGAACGCGCCCGATGCCGAGAACCTCGACGCGCTCTTCGACGTGCTGATGGAGAACATCCCGGCGCCGAAGGGTGACCCGACAGCACCGCTGCAGGCGCACGTCACCAACCTCGACGCCTCGGCCTTCCTCGGCCGCCTCGCGCTGGTCCGCATCTACAGCGGTGAACTGCGCAAGGGGCAGAACGTCGCGTGGATGCACGCCGACGGTGTCAAGACCGTCAAGATCACCGAACTGTTGCAGACGATCGGTGTCGAGCGTCAGCCCGGCGAGGTCGCCGTGGCCGGTGACATCGTCGCGATCGCGGGCATCCCGGAGATCATGATCGGCGACACGCTCGCCGATCCGGACAATCCGGTCGCGCTGCCGCGCATCACCGTCGACGAGCCTGCGATCTCGGTCACAATCGGCACCAACACCTCGCCGCTCGTCGGCCGGGTGCAGGGCCACAAGCTGACTGCACGCATGGTGAAGTCGCGCCTGGACCAGGAACTGGTCGGCAACGTCTCGCTGCGTGTCCTCGACATCGGCCGTCCGGACGCCTGGGAGGTGCAGGGTCGTGGTGAGCTGGCGCTGGCCATCCTGGTCGAGCAGATGCGCCGCGAGGGCTTCGAGCTGACCGTCGGCAAGCCGCAGGTGGTCACCAAGCAGGTCGACGGCAAGATTCACGAGCCGTTCGAAGAGCTGACCGTCGACTGCCCGGACGAGTATCTCGGCGCGATCACCCAGCTGCTGGCCGCCCGCAAGGGCAAGATGGTCCAGATGACCAACCACAGCGCGGGTTGGGTGCGGATGGAGTTCATCGTCCCGTCGCGTGGTCTGATCGGCTTCCGCACCGACTTCCTCACCGAAACCCGCGGCACCGGCATCGCCAACGCCGTCTCCCACGGCTACGCGCCGTGGGCCGGTGAGATCCGGGCCCGGCACACCGGTGCGCTGGTCTCCGACCGCGCAGGCTCGGTGACTCCGTTCGCCATGATCCAGCTCGCCGACCGCGGCCAGTTCTTCGTCGAACCGGGCGCGGACACTTACGAGGGCATGGTTGTGGGCATCAACCCACGCGCCGAGGATCTCGACATCAACGTCACCCGCGAGAAGAAGCTGACCAACATGCGCAGCTCCACCGCGGATGTGTTCGAAACCCTCGCCAAGCCGCTGCAGCTCGATCTCGAGGCCGCGATGGAGTTCTGCGCGGACGACGAGTGCGTCGAGGTCACACCGGAGGTGGTCC
- a CDS encoding 4a-hydroxytetrahydrobiopterin dehydratase, whose protein sequence is MATELLSDADIDDALSDLPDWQRSGDTITRTIQAPTFLDGIELVRRVADAAEAADHHPDIDIRWRRVTFALSTHSAGGLTGRDMLLAHQIDRLAAG, encoded by the coding sequence ATGGCTACCGAACTCCTGTCCGACGCCGATATCGACGACGCGCTGTCCGACCTGCCCGACTGGCAACGCTCCGGCGACACCATCACCCGCACGATCCAGGCGCCGACCTTCCTCGACGGTATCGAGCTGGTGCGGCGGGTTGCCGACGCCGCAGAGGCCGCCGACCACCACCCGGATATCGATATTCGCTGGCGCCGGGTCACTTTCGCACTGTCGACCCACTCCGCGGGCGGGCTCACCGGCCGCGACATGCTGCTGGCCCATCAGATCGATCGTTTGGCCGCAGGCTGA